From Mycolicibacterium nivoides, a single genomic window includes:
- a CDS encoding cystathionine beta-synthase encodes MRIARHISELIGNTPLVQLNSVVPEGSGVVLAKIEYLNPGGSSKDRIAAKMIDAAEASGELKPGGTIVEPTSGNTGVGLALVAQTRGYKCIFVCPDKVSEDKQNVLRAYGAEVVVCPTAVPPDHPDSYYSVSNRLVEEIDGAWKPDQYSNPMGPESHYETTGPEIWADTDGTVTHFVAGVGTGGTITGTGRYLKEVSDGKVKIIGADPEGSVYSGGTGRPYLVEGVGEDFWPSAYDPSVPDEIIAVSDADSFDMTRRLAREEALLVGGSCGMAVVAALEVARKAGPDSVVVVLLPDGGRGYLSKIFNDAWMSSYGFLRNRLDGSIEQSTVGDVLRGKSGALPDLVHTHPSETVRDAIGILREYGVSQMPVVGAEPPVMAGEVAGSVSERELLSAVFEGRAKLADAVAEHMSPPLPLIGAGELVSTAAKTLRECDAVMVVEEGKPVGVLTRHDLLGFLSEGGGRH; translated from the coding sequence ATGCGCATCGCCAGGCACATCAGTGAGCTCATCGGCAACACCCCGCTGGTCCAGCTGAACTCAGTTGTCCCCGAAGGCTCGGGGGTGGTCCTGGCCAAGATCGAGTACCTGAACCCCGGTGGCAGCTCAAAGGACCGCATCGCGGCCAAGATGATCGACGCCGCCGAGGCCAGCGGTGAGCTCAAGCCGGGCGGCACGATCGTCGAACCGACGTCCGGCAACACCGGAGTCGGTCTGGCGCTCGTGGCCCAGACGCGCGGTTACAAGTGCATCTTCGTCTGCCCCGACAAGGTCAGCGAGGACAAGCAGAATGTGTTGCGCGCCTACGGTGCCGAGGTCGTGGTGTGCCCGACGGCGGTGCCACCGGACCACCCGGACAGCTACTACAGCGTCTCCAACCGTCTCGTCGAGGAGATCGACGGCGCCTGGAAGCCCGACCAGTACTCCAACCCGATGGGTCCGGAAAGCCACTACGAGACGACGGGTCCGGAGATCTGGGCCGACACCGACGGCACGGTCACGCACTTCGTGGCGGGCGTCGGCACCGGCGGCACCATCACGGGCACCGGCCGCTACCTCAAAGAGGTATCGGACGGGAAGGTGAAGATCATCGGCGCCGATCCGGAGGGCTCGGTGTACTCGGGCGGGACCGGCCGCCCGTACCTGGTGGAAGGTGTCGGCGAAGACTTCTGGCCGTCGGCCTATGACCCTTCGGTGCCCGACGAGATCATCGCGGTCTCCGACGCCGATTCGTTCGACATGACCCGTCGACTGGCCCGTGAAGAGGCGCTGTTGGTCGGTGGATCCTGCGGCATGGCAGTGGTGGCCGCGCTCGAGGTGGCCCGCAAGGCCGGCCCGGACTCGGTAGTCGTGGTGCTGCTGCCCGACGGCGGACGCGGTTATCTCTCAAAGATTTTCAACGACGCATGGATGTCGTCCTACGGATTCCTGCGCAATCGGCTGGACGGCTCGATCGAGCAGTCGACTGTCGGCGACGTGCTGCGCGGCAAGTCCGGGGCGCTGCCCGACCTCGTGCACACCCACCCGTCGGAGACGGTGCGCGACGCGATCGGCATCCTCCGTGAATACGGTGTCTCGCAGATGCCGGTGGTCGGCGCCGAGCCTCCGGTGATGGCGGGCGAGGTCGCGGGCAGTGTGTCCGAGCGCGAACTGCTGTCCGCGGTGTTCGAGGGCCGGGCGAAGCTGGCCGACGCCGTCGCCGAGCACATGAGCCCGCCGTTGCCGCTCATCGGTGCGGGTGAGCTGGTTTCGACCGCGGCCAAGACGCTGCGTGAGTGCGATGCGGTGATGGTGGTCGAGGAGGGCAAGCCCGTCGGGGTGCTCACCCGTCACGATCTGCTCGGCTTCCTTTCCGAGGGCGGCGGCAGGCACTAG
- a CDS encoding GOLPH3/VPS74 family protein → MAQIAEDLFLLLLDNAAAQPGLDRNRREKVLSAAVLLDLAYACRIRPAMAGEPIEAGRLIALAGDWPVDPVGDPAFELLQRRPLAADTALAKLSRHTQTTLELHLERLGQIRRVRMPGKGFPGRAVYCWPLTNRDRVSQTRAALLAALFDGHNPVPAIAAIICLLHAVDGLGAVLSLNDRGWRWVHARSTEIATGIWVDETASSLPEMNLAVTTSALRPALMA, encoded by the coding sequence ATGGCGCAAATCGCCGAAGACCTGTTCTTGCTGTTGCTGGACAACGCGGCCGCGCAGCCCGGGCTCGACCGTAACCGCAGGGAGAAAGTCCTCAGCGCCGCGGTGTTGCTGGATCTGGCATACGCGTGCCGGATCCGTCCTGCCATGGCCGGCGAACCGATCGAGGCCGGTCGGCTGATCGCGCTCGCCGGCGACTGGCCCGTCGATCCGGTCGGTGACCCCGCGTTCGAACTACTCCAACGCCGGCCGCTCGCGGCCGATACCGCGCTGGCCAAGCTGAGCAGGCACACCCAGACCACGCTGGAACTGCATCTCGAGCGCCTCGGGCAGATCCGCCGAGTCCGCATGCCCGGCAAGGGCTTTCCGGGCAGGGCGGTCTACTGCTGGCCACTGACCAACCGGGATCGGGTGAGCCAGACCCGTGCGGCCCTGCTTGCCGCGTTGTTCGACGGCCACAACCCGGTACCGGCGATCGCCGCGATCATCTGCCTGCTGCACGCGGTGGACGGCCTGGGCGCGGTCCTGAGCCTCAACGACCGGGGCTGGCGCTGGGTGCATGCCCGGTCGACCGAAATCGCCACGGGCATTTGGGTGGACGAGACCGCGTCGTCACTGCCGGAGATGAATCTGGCGGTGACGACGTCGGCATTGCGTCCGGCCCTGATGGCCTAG
- a CDS encoding TM2 domain-containing protein has translation MPPQGVPPYGGYAPQGPPAGYPPQGPPPGYPGQPQPYGAYPVDPSAPYGRDPLTGEPLSDKSAITAGLLQFFLGGLGVGRFYIGSTNIGAIQLGLTILGIVTSWLIVGIFICLGVGIWALVDSVMMFTRSIPDQYGRKLRS, from the coding sequence ATGCCGCCGCAAGGGGTTCCGCCGTACGGCGGGTATGCGCCCCAGGGTCCGCCGGCCGGGTATCCGCCGCAGGGCCCGCCGCCGGGGTACCCGGGGCAGCCGCAGCCTTACGGTGCCTATCCCGTCGACCCGTCGGCGCCATACGGTCGTGACCCGCTCACCGGTGAGCCGCTGTCCGACAAATCGGCCATCACCGCCGGCCTCCTGCAGTTCTTCCTGGGCGGTTTGGGCGTCGGGCGCTTCTACATCGGTTCCACCAACATCGGTGCGATCCAGTTGGGGCTGACCATCCTCGGCATCGTCACGTCGTGGCTGATCGTCGGAATCTTCATCTGTCTCGGCGTCGGAATCTGGGCCCTGGTGGATTCGGTGATGATGTTCACCCGATCGATTCCCGACCAGTACGGCCGGAAGCTGCGCAGCTGA
- a CDS encoding DUF4307 domain-containing protein — protein sequence MIERPAARYGSRQISRRTRRWITFALVGLVVAAGVILAIVAFQRLGTGEVKGELSAYELVDNQTVSVTIGVTRPDPSKPVVCIVRARSIDGSETGRREVLVGPSDQTVVQVTTEVKSSRPPVIGDVYGCGTDVPSYLVAP from the coding sequence ATGATCGAACGCCCCGCCGCCCGCTACGGATCCCGCCAGATATCCCGCCGGACCCGGCGATGGATCACGTTCGCGCTGGTCGGACTGGTGGTGGCGGCGGGTGTGATCCTCGCGATCGTGGCCTTCCAGCGGTTGGGCACCGGCGAGGTGAAGGGCGAGCTCTCGGCCTACGAACTGGTCGACAACCAGACCGTGTCGGTGACGATCGGGGTGACCCGCCCCGACCCGTCGAAGCCTGTGGTGTGCATCGTTCGGGCCCGCTCGATCGACGGCAGCGAGACCGGCCGGCGGGAAGTCCTGGTCGGTCCGTCCGATCAGACGGTGGTACAGGTGACGACGGAAGTGAAATCCAGCCGACCCCCCGTGATCGGCGATGTCTACGGTTGCGGGACGGACGTGCCGTCTTACCTGGTAGCGCCCTGA
- the greA gene encoding transcription elongation factor GreA, with protein sequence MTDTQVTWLTQEAFDRLKAELDQLIANRPVIAAEINDRREEGDLRENGGYHAAREEQGQQEARIRQLQELLNNAKVGEAPKQSGVALPGSVVKVYYDDDKSDTETFLIATRQEGISDGKLEVYSPNSPLGSALIDAKVGESRTYTVPNGNTVKVTLVSAEPYHA encoded by the coding sequence ATGACCGACACACAGGTCACCTGGCTCACTCAGGAAGCATTCGACCGGTTGAAGGCGGAGCTGGATCAGCTGATCGCCAACCGGCCGGTGATCGCCGCCGAGATCAACGACCGTCGCGAAGAGGGCGATCTGCGCGAGAACGGTGGCTATCACGCCGCCCGCGAGGAGCAGGGCCAGCAGGAGGCCCGCATCCGCCAGCTGCAGGAGCTGCTCAACAACGCCAAGGTCGGTGAGGCACCCAAGCAGTCCGGTGTCGCGCTGCCCGGTTCGGTCGTCAAGGTCTACTACGACGACGACAAGAGCGACACCGAGACGTTCCTGATCGCCACCCGCCAGGAGGGCATCAGCGACGGCAAGCTCGAGGTGTACTCCCCCAACTCACCGCTGGGCAGTGCACTGATCGACGCCAAGGTCGGCGAGTCGCGCACCTACACCGTGCCCAACGGCAACACCGTCAAGGTCACCCTGGTCAGCGCCGAGCCTTACCACGCCTGA
- a CDS encoding DUF559 domain-containing protein: MFDSPFIGSEALRAGLIRKHQLRANFRAVLPDVYVARDFSPGLVDRARAAWLWSHRQGVLAGTTAAALHGAKWVDESAPIELIWVNARSPRGVRTSAMRLQPTEIGQAHELPVTTPERTAFDIGRTPGIGRAVARLDSLARATGLKVCDVEEVAARHRGARGLRQLERVLPMLDAGSQSPKETWLRLLLIDDGLPRPQTQIPVLGANGYPFAYLDMGWAEWMIAVEYDGDQHRSDRMQYVKDIRRTAELERMGWIVVRVVAEDRPPEILRRVRDALADRQATLP, encoded by the coding sequence ATCTTCGACAGTCCGTTCATCGGCTCAGAAGCGTTGCGGGCCGGTCTGATCCGCAAGCATCAGTTGCGGGCGAACTTCCGTGCCGTCCTGCCCGATGTCTATGTGGCCCGGGACTTCAGCCCGGGGCTGGTCGACCGGGCCAGGGCAGCATGGTTGTGGTCGCACCGCCAGGGAGTGCTGGCGGGTACTACCGCGGCGGCCCTGCACGGGGCGAAATGGGTCGATGAGTCCGCGCCGATCGAGTTGATCTGGGTCAATGCCAGGAGCCCGCGCGGCGTGCGGACATCCGCGATGCGCTTGCAGCCGACCGAGATCGGACAGGCCCACGAACTTCCCGTGACAACACCGGAGCGGACCGCCTTCGACATCGGCCGCACACCCGGGATCGGTCGTGCGGTGGCTCGGCTCGATTCCCTCGCCAGGGCAACGGGTTTGAAGGTTTGCGATGTCGAAGAAGTGGCTGCCCGGCATCGTGGAGCCCGCGGACTGCGCCAACTCGAGAGGGTGCTTCCGATGCTCGATGCAGGGTCCCAGTCCCCGAAGGAAACCTGGCTGCGTCTGCTCCTCATCGACGACGGGCTGCCGCGCCCGCAGACCCAGATCCCGGTGCTGGGGGCAAATGGCTACCCGTTCGCCTACCTCGACATGGGTTGGGCCGAGTGGATGATCGCGGTGGAGTACGACGGGGACCAGCATCGCAGTGATCGCATGCAGTACGTGAAGGACATCCGCCGCACAGCCGAGCTGGAGCGGATGGGCTGGATCGTCGTCAGAGTGGTGGCAGAGGACCGGCCGCCCGAGATTCTGCGGCGGGTTCGTGACGCACTCGCTGATAGGCAAGCCACCCTGCCGTGA
- a CDS encoding Bax inhibitor-1/YccA family protein has protein sequence MRESSNPVFRSLPKQQGGYAQFGTGAAGYGAQQVHAQPYAQEYLEQPQTGVSRPLTIDDVVTKTGITLAVLSVVGVISYVLVAGNLALATPFALVGGLGGLALVLVATFGRKQDSPAIVLSYAALEGLFLGAISFIIANIASVGGVGMIAQAIVGTMGVFFGMLVVYKTGAIRVTPKFTRMIVAGMFGVLALMLLNFVLAIFGVGGGAGLGLRDGGMLAIGFSLLCIGLAAFSFLIDFDAADQMVRAGAPEKAAWGIALGLTVTLVWLYIEILRLLSYFNND, from the coding sequence GTGCGCGAATCCAGCAACCCGGTATTCCGCAGCCTGCCGAAACAGCAGGGCGGATACGCACAATTCGGTACCGGAGCCGCAGGCTACGGTGCACAGCAGGTGCATGCGCAGCCCTACGCGCAGGAGTACCTGGAGCAGCCGCAGACCGGTGTTTCCCGGCCGCTGACCATCGATGACGTCGTCACCAAGACCGGCATCACCCTCGCTGTGCTTTCGGTCGTCGGCGTCATCTCCTACGTGCTGGTGGCCGGCAACCTCGCACTGGCGACGCCGTTCGCCCTCGTGGGTGGGCTCGGTGGATTGGCGCTCGTCCTCGTTGCGACGTTCGGTCGCAAGCAGGACAGCCCCGCCATCGTGCTGAGCTACGCCGCGCTGGAGGGCCTGTTCCTCGGTGCCATTTCGTTCATCATCGCCAACATCGCCTCGGTCGGCGGCGTCGGCATGATCGCGCAGGCGATCGTCGGCACCATGGGCGTGTTCTTCGGCATGCTGGTCGTCTACAAGACCGGTGCCATCCGCGTGACACCGAAGTTCACCCGCATGATCGTCGCCGGAATGTTCGGCGTCCTGGCGCTGATGTTGCTCAACTTCGTCCTGGCGATCTTCGGCGTCGGCGGCGGTGCAGGCCTGGGCTTGCGTGACGGCGGCATGCTCGCTATCGGCTTCTCGCTGCTGTGCATCGGCCTGGCGGCGTTCAGCTTCCTGATCGACTTCGACGCTGCCGACCAGATGGTCCGTGCCGGCGCGCCGGAGAAGGCCGCGTGGGGCATCGCCCTGGGCCTGACCGTCACCCTGGTCTGGCTGTACATCGAGATCCTGCGGTTGCTGTCGTACTTCAACAACGACTAG
- a CDS encoding alpha/beta hydrolase, whose product MTAPSKVSRSHHAGISPARAHRGRRFPVSDGAPVEVVEDGPSLAGRLVSLAAMLTIKPTLAIGSHVPHLPWPFGLVNFAARLIRPVPGTIKATIALPNCKAQLVRADGVLPADGKRSIILYLHGGAFLACGANTHSGIVTALSGYADSPVLVVDYRMVPKHSVGTAIDDCYDAYRWLRLTGYEPDQIVLAGDSAGGYLSLALAERLVEEGEMPAALVTMSPLFEIDNESRANHPNMHTDAMFPAKAFDALVELIEAAAKRKGEQVYEPLDHVESGLPRTLIHASGSEVLLSDARKAAHMLAAAGVPVELRIWPGQMHVFQLASPLVSEAKRSLRQIGEYIREATW is encoded by the coding sequence ATGACTGCACCGAGCAAGGTATCCAGGTCTCATCATGCTGGCATAAGCCCAGCTAGGGCCCACCGCGGGCGTAGGTTTCCGGTCAGTGACGGCGCACCCGTCGAGGTGGTCGAGGACGGCCCGAGCCTGGCAGGCCGATTGGTTTCGCTGGCGGCCATGCTGACAATCAAGCCGACCTTGGCAATTGGTAGCCACGTACCGCATCTGCCGTGGCCGTTCGGGTTGGTCAATTTCGCCGCCCGGCTGATCCGGCCGGTGCCCGGGACCATCAAGGCCACCATCGCGCTGCCCAACTGCAAGGCACAGCTCGTGCGCGCCGACGGTGTGCTTCCCGCCGACGGGAAACGCAGCATCATCCTGTACCTGCACGGCGGTGCGTTCCTGGCCTGCGGGGCCAACACGCACTCGGGGATCGTCACGGCTCTGTCGGGATATGCCGACAGCCCGGTGCTCGTGGTCGATTACCGGATGGTTCCCAAGCACTCGGTAGGCACCGCGATCGACGACTGTTACGACGCTTACCGCTGGCTGCGGCTGACCGGCTACGAGCCGGACCAGATCGTGCTGGCCGGCGACTCAGCGGGCGGCTACCTGTCGCTGGCGCTGGCCGAGCGCCTGGTCGAAGAGGGCGAGATGCCTGCCGCGTTGGTGACGATGTCGCCGCTGTTCGAGATCGACAACGAGTCGCGGGCCAACCACCCGAACATGCACACCGACGCGATGTTCCCGGCCAAGGCCTTCGATGCCCTCGTCGAACTCATCGAGGCCGCGGCCAAGCGCAAGGGCGAGCAGGTCTACGAGCCGCTCGATCATGTCGAGTCCGGTCTGCCCCGCACGCTGATCCACGCGTCGGGCTCGGAGGTTCTGCTCAGCGATGCGCGAAAGGCCGCGCACATGCTGGCCGCCGCCGGGGTTCCCGTCGAGCTCCGGATCTGGCCCGGTCAGATGCATGTCTTCCAGCTCGCGTCGCCTCTGGTGTCCGAAGCCAAGCGCTCGTTGCGCCAGATCGGCGAATACATTCGAGAGGCCACCTGGTGA
- a CDS encoding cystathionine gamma-synthase has protein sequence MSEQRRWHGLATKAIHAGYRPDPGTGAVNTPIYASSTFAQDGVGGLRGGFEYARTGNPTRQALEAALAAVEEAAYGRAFSSGMAATDCALRAVLRPGDHVVIPDDAYGGTFRLIDKVFSQWGITHTPVPLSDLDAVRSALTPRTRLIWVETPTNPLLSVADIPAIVQIASSSGVKVLVDNTFASPALQQPLLLGADIVLHSTTKYIGGHSDVVGGALLTNDEELDAAFAFLQNGAGAVPGPFDAYLTMRGLKTLVLRMRQHSENAALIAEFLDGHPAVETVLYPGLVSHPNHDVAARQMSGFGGMVSLQLRGGPRAARELCSRTELFILAESLGGVESLIEYPGAMTHASTAGSQLEVPDNLVRLSVGIEHAADLLADLEQALS, from the coding sequence ATGAGTGAACAGCGCAGGTGGCACGGTCTGGCCACAAAAGCCATCCACGCCGGTTACCGACCCGACCCGGGCACCGGAGCCGTCAACACCCCGATCTACGCGAGTTCGACCTTCGCCCAGGACGGCGTCGGCGGCCTGCGGGGCGGATTCGAGTACGCCCGCACCGGCAACCCGACGCGACAGGCCCTGGAGGCGGCATTGGCCGCGGTCGAGGAAGCCGCCTACGGGCGTGCGTTCAGCTCGGGCATGGCCGCCACCGACTGTGCGCTGCGCGCGGTGTTGCGGCCCGGCGATCATGTGGTGATCCCCGACGACGCCTACGGCGGCACGTTCCGGCTCATCGACAAGGTGTTCTCGCAGTGGGGCATCACCCACACCCCCGTTCCGCTGAGCGACCTCGACGCGGTGCGGTCGGCGCTGACCCCGCGCACCCGGCTGATCTGGGTGGAGACACCGACCAACCCTCTGCTGAGCGTTGCCGACATCCCCGCGATCGTGCAGATCGCCTCGTCCTCGGGCGTCAAAGTGTTGGTGGACAACACGTTTGCCTCCCCGGCGCTGCAGCAGCCGCTGCTGCTGGGTGCCGACATCGTGTTGCACTCGACCACCAAGTACATCGGTGGACACTCCGATGTGGTGGGCGGCGCCCTGCTGACCAACGACGAGGAACTGGACGCGGCATTCGCGTTCCTGCAGAACGGCGCCGGTGCGGTGCCGGGACCGTTCGACGCGTACCTGACCATGCGTGGACTCAAGACGCTGGTGCTGCGGATGCGTCAGCACAGCGAAAACGCCGCGCTGATCGCCGAATTCCTCGACGGGCACCCAGCGGTCGAGACCGTGCTGTATCCCGGTCTGGTCAGCCACCCCAACCACGATGTGGCGGCCCGGCAGATGTCCGGTTTCGGCGGCATGGTGAGCCTGCAGCTGCGCGGCGGACCTCGTGCCGCACGTGAACTGTGCTCGCGTACTGAGCTTTTCATTCTCGCCGAATCGCTCGGCGGGGTGGAGTCGTTGATCGAGTACCCGGGCGCCATGACCCACGCGTCGACCGCGGGTTCGCAGCTCGAGGTGCCCGACAACCTGGTGCGACTGTCGGTGGGCATCGAGCATGCCGCCGATCTGCTGGCCGATCTGGAGCAGGCCCTGTCCTAG
- a CDS encoding acetyl-CoA C-acetyltransferase has protein sequence MPEAVIVATARSPIGRAVKGSLATMRPDDLAAQMVRAVLDKVPSLDPRDIDDLMMGCAQPAGEAGYNIARAVAVELGYDFLPGTTVNRYCSSSLQTTRMAFHAIKAGEGDVFISAGVETVSRFGVGAADGAPNSKNALFEEAQARTITQAEGDIKWHDPREDGLIPDVYIAMGQTAENVATYTGISREDQDHWGVRSQNRAEEAIKNGFFEREIVPVTLPDGTVVSTDDGPRAGTTYEKISQLKPVFRPNGTITAGNACPLNDGAAAVVIMSDTKAKELGLTPLARIVSTGVSGLSPEIMGLGPIEAIKKALGKAGKKISDIDLVEINEAFAVQVLGSARELGIDEDKLNVSGGAIALGHPFGMTGARITATLLNNLSTYDKTFGVESMCVGGGQGMAMVVERLS, from the coding sequence ATGCCTGAAGCCGTCATCGTTGCCACTGCCCGCTCACCGATCGGCCGGGCCGTCAAGGGCTCGCTGGCCACCATGCGTCCCGACGACCTGGCCGCGCAGATGGTGCGCGCCGTGTTGGACAAGGTGCCGTCGCTGGATCCCAGGGACATCGACGACCTGATGATGGGCTGCGCCCAGCCCGCCGGTGAGGCCGGCTACAACATCGCCCGCGCCGTGGCCGTCGAGCTCGGCTACGACTTCCTGCCCGGCACAACCGTCAATCGGTACTGCTCGTCGTCACTGCAGACCACCCGGATGGCCTTCCACGCCATCAAGGCCGGCGAGGGCGACGTGTTCATCTCCGCGGGTGTCGAGACGGTGTCGCGCTTCGGCGTCGGCGCCGCCGACGGTGCCCCGAACAGCAAGAACGCGTTGTTCGAAGAGGCGCAGGCGCGCACGATCACGCAGGCCGAGGGCGACATCAAGTGGCATGACCCGCGCGAAGACGGCCTCATCCCGGACGTCTACATCGCCATGGGTCAGACCGCCGAGAACGTCGCCACCTACACCGGTATCAGCCGGGAGGACCAGGACCACTGGGGCGTGCGGTCGCAGAACCGCGCGGAAGAGGCCATCAAGAACGGGTTCTTCGAGCGCGAGATCGTCCCCGTGACGCTGCCCGACGGCACCGTGGTCTCCACCGACGACGGCCCGCGGGCCGGCACCACCTACGAGAAGATCAGCCAGCTCAAGCCGGTGTTCCGGCCCAACGGCACCATCACCGCGGGTAACGCGTGCCCGCTGAACGACGGCGCAGCCGCCGTCGTCATCATGAGCGACACCAAGGCCAAGGAGCTGGGCCTCACGCCGCTGGCCCGGATCGTGTCCACCGGGGTGTCCGGTCTGTCGCCGGAGATCATGGGCCTCGGCCCGATCGAGGCCATCAAGAAGGCCCTCGGCAAGGCGGGCAAGAAGATCTCCGATATCGACCTGGTCGAGATCAACGAGGCATTCGCGGTGCAGGTGCTCGGCTCGGCTCGGGAACTCGGCATCGACGAGGACAAGTTGAACGTCTCCGGCGGCGCGATCGCGCTGGGTCACCCGTTCGGCATGACCGGTGCCCGCATCACCGCCACGCTGCTGAACAACCTGTCCACCTACGACAAGACCTTCGGCGTCGAGTCCATGTGTGTCGGTGGCGGCCAGGGTATGGCGATGGTTGTGGAGCGCCTCTCCTAA
- a CDS encoding SGNH/GDSL hydrolase family protein gives MGSSRSAPHVRVPRRSTIALAAAAGLASTGSAYIGARNLLNGQADKARQVIPKSWDIPPRADGVYVPGGGPVEKWERGVPFDVHLMIFGDSTATGYGCHVPDEVPGVLIARGVAEQLNKRVRLSTKAIVGATSKGLSGQIDAMFVAGPPPDAAVIMIGANDITKPNGIGASAHRLGAAVRRLRSAGAVVVVGTCPDFGVITAIPQPLRWYARTRGLRLARAQAGVVRAAGGFPVPFSDLLAPEFYKAPDLLFSEDMFHPSAAGYALAAKQLLPALCTVLGEWDGDAALESGAADTRTLLTRLGGVSRLWRRSTGVPAPIVVHAG, from the coding sequence GTGGGTTCAAGCCGAAGTGCTCCTCACGTGCGCGTCCCGCGCCGTTCGACCATCGCCCTCGCCGCTGCGGCGGGGTTGGCGTCTACTGGATCGGCCTATATCGGAGCACGCAACCTGCTGAATGGGCAGGCCGACAAGGCCCGCCAGGTCATACCCAAATCGTGGGACATCCCGCCCCGCGCCGACGGTGTGTATGTCCCCGGCGGCGGCCCGGTCGAGAAGTGGGAACGCGGAGTCCCCTTCGACGTGCACCTGATGATCTTCGGCGACTCCACGGCGACCGGATACGGCTGCCACGTCCCCGATGAGGTGCCGGGCGTCTTGATCGCGCGCGGCGTAGCCGAGCAGCTCAACAAGCGAGTCCGCTTGAGTACCAAGGCGATTGTCGGCGCCACGTCCAAGGGGTTGTCCGGCCAGATCGACGCCATGTTCGTGGCGGGGCCGCCACCGGATGCCGCGGTGATCATGATCGGCGCCAACGACATCACCAAACCCAACGGCATCGGGGCCTCGGCGCACCGGCTGGGCGCCGCGGTACGCCGGCTGCGCTCGGCGGGAGCCGTCGTCGTGGTCGGCACCTGCCCGGACTTCGGCGTGATCACCGCGATCCCGCAGCCGCTGCGCTGGTACGCCCGCACCCGCGGCCTGCGTCTGGCCCGCGCCCAGGCGGGGGTGGTACGGGCCGCAGGCGGCTTTCCCGTGCCGTTCTCCGATCTGCTGGCACCGGAGTTCTACAAGGCCCCTGACCTGCTGTTCTCCGAGGACATGTTCCATCCGTCGGCGGCAGGCTACGCACTGGCGGCCAAGCAGTTGCTACCCGCGCTGTGCACTGTTCTCGGCGAGTGGGACGGTGACGCGGCGCTGGAATCCGGGGCCGCCGACACCCGGACACTGCTGACCCGGCTGGGCGGGGTCAGCAGGCTGTGGCGCCGCTCAACCGGGGTGCCCGCACCCATCGTGGTGCACGCGGGCTAG